The Aliidongia dinghuensis genome contains the following window.
GGTGCGCAAGGCCTTCGGCGCCGGGAACGAGGTCCATATGGCCGGCGCCGCCGGCACCTGGTTCCTCGCCGACACGGTTCGGCTTCCACAAGGGTGCGCTCCCCACGACGGGCCGGCGGCTCATCCTGGTCGCGCAATACAACATCAACCGCTCGCCCCACCTGCCTCCGGCCCCGGTCATGGCCCGGCCGAACCCGGCCCTCGCCCCGTTCGCCAATAGGCTGCCGCTGGCGTGAGCCGAGGGCGGGCTCGCGCTCGTCGCGAATGGCCCTGAACAGCGACCGTCAGTCCGGATGAGTGATCCCTTCCTCAAGAAGGGCGATGCTCATGCCGGCGGACAGGTGCAACGGGCCGACCACTTCGTCCTTCACGATCTGCCGCAGAACGGCCAGCGCCGGCTCGCGTGCCACGCCCAGGCAGCATTGGGCGGCAATCAGTCGAACCTGAATGTGGGGATGGTCGAACAGTTTCGTCAGTGCCAGTCGAGCCTGAAGTCCTCGTCTGCGAAGCTCCTTGTCTATTTCGCTTTGTTTGTCAAAAATTCTATTGTATTCCTTTATTTCGTCATTGAGCATGGATGGATATTGCTGCTCGCAGAGCGACGCGAATTGGACAACAAGTTCGTCGATTGTTAGATTATCGAGTTTCATTATTTCAGCACTCCAACCGCGCGCAAACCTACCAAGTCGTCCGTGAAGAACCCGCCTGAGCGATATTTCAGGCGGGTTTTGCGTCTGTGCCGTCGGCGGGCCAGACCTGGATCCAGGCACACAAGATCGCTGTGAACCACCTCAGCAGGAGGTGGAAATTGA
Protein-coding sequences here:
- a CDS encoding DUF2019 domain-containing protein codes for the protein MKLDNLTIDELVVQFASLCEQQYPSMLNDEIKEYNRIFDKQSEIDKELRRRGLQARLALTKLFDHPHIQVRLIAAQCCLGVAREPALAVLRQIVKDEVVGPLHLSAGMSIALLEEGITHPD